One genomic window of Acidovorax radicis includes the following:
- the ftsY gene encoding signal recognition particle-docking protein FtsY, whose product MFSFFKKKPNPAPNDAPATAQPPGASAPAAPAPVAAPIAAPPSLAPTPAVATTDPSAAVAAPPPGPAAPPAPTPAPPPAPGGFGWLRNPFAAKAPEVVAPPVATPVATPVEEPPRPIAPAAAPAAAPFATPTTTVQGPAPVRAAQPMPAPAVVPPPAPVAAVPPVVAAERKGWLDRLKTGLRKTGSSITTVFTGTQINDALYEELEEALLMADTGVKATTHLLTDLKRRVKENKTTDPAAVKGLLADALADLLRPLEKALVIGKYTPTVIMVAGVNGAGKTTSIGKLTKHLADEGAAVLLAAADTFRAAAREQLGVWADRNTVEIVSQEGGDPAAVSFDAVTAGKARGKDVVLVDTAGRLPTQLHLMEELKKIRRVVTKADATAPHEVLLVIDGNTGQNALAQVRSFDDALQLTGLIVTKLDGTAKGGVLAAIAQERPIPVYFIGVGEKLEDLETFNAREFAQALLT is encoded by the coding sequence ATGTTCAGTTTTTTCAAGAAGAAACCCAACCCCGCACCCAACGATGCGCCCGCAACGGCCCAGCCGCCAGGCGCCTCTGCACCCGCCGCGCCGGCCCCTGTGGCTGCGCCTATTGCCGCCCCACCATCCCTGGCGCCCACGCCAGCGGTTGCCACCACGGACCCCAGCGCTGCGGTAGCCGCACCGCCCCCAGGCCCTGCGGCGCCCCCTGCCCCCACGCCAGCGCCCCCTCCGGCCCCGGGGGGATTTGGATGGCTGCGCAACCCCTTTGCGGCCAAAGCCCCCGAAGTGGTGGCGCCGCCCGTTGCAACACCAGTCGCAACGCCTGTTGAGGAGCCCCCCCGGCCGATAGCGCCCGCTGCAGCGCCTGCTGCGGCGCCATTTGCCACGCCCACCACCACGGTACAGGGGCCCGCGCCCGTCAGGGCTGCGCAGCCGATGCCCGCCCCCGCCGTGGTGCCCCCGCCTGCGCCCGTTGCCGCTGTGCCACCCGTGGTTGCCGCCGAGCGCAAAGGCTGGCTGGACCGCCTCAAGACCGGCCTGCGCAAAACCGGCAGCAGCATCACCACGGTGTTCACCGGCACCCAAATCAACGATGCGCTGTACGAAGAGCTGGAAGAAGCGCTGCTGATGGCCGACACCGGCGTGAAGGCCACCACCCACCTGCTGACGGACCTCAAGCGCCGCGTGAAGGAAAACAAGACCACCGACCCCGCCGCAGTGAAGGGCCTGCTGGCCGATGCGCTGGCCGACCTGTTGCGCCCGCTGGAAAAGGCCCTGGTCATTGGCAAATACACGCCCACGGTGATCATGGTCGCGGGCGTCAATGGCGCGGGCAAGACCACCTCCATTGGCAAGCTCACCAAACACCTCGCCGACGAAGGCGCCGCCGTGCTGCTGGCGGCGGCCGACACCTTCCGCGCCGCTGCCCGCGAGCAATTGGGCGTATGGGCCGACCGCAACACCGTCGAGATCGTGAGCCAGGAAGGCGGCGACCCCGCCGCCGTGAGCTTTGATGCCGTCACAGCGGGCAAGGCCCGTGGCAAGGACGTGGTGCTGGTGGACACCGCCGGCCGCCTGCCCACGCAGCTGCATCTGATGGAAGAGTTGAAAAAGATCCGCCGTGTGGTGACCAAGGCCGATGCCACGGCCCCGCATGAGGTGCTGCTGGTGATCGATGGCAACACCGGCCAGAACGCGCTGGCCCAGGTGCGTTCTTTTGACGACGCCTTGCAGCTCACCGGCCTGATCGTTACCAAACTCGACGGCACGGCCAAGGGCGGCGTGCTGGCGGCCATTGCGCAGGAGCGCCCGATTCCCGTCTATTTCATCGGCGTCGGCGAAAAGCTCGAAGACCTCGAAACCTTCAATGCCCGCGAGTTTGCCCAGGCCCTGCTGACTTGA
- a CDS encoding M16 family metallopeptidase — MKRAFTLLGLVACLSSGAAFAASPPVSQPSAATSATASGAQQFTLKNGMQLIVQPDHRAPTAVHMVWVRVGSMDEVDGTSGVAHALEHMMFKGSKTVPPGEFSRRVAALGGRENAFTSRDYTGYYQQIPANRLEDVMRLESDRFAHNQWPDEEFKKEIEVVKEERRLRTEDQPRAMLAEQLFAATFNASPYRRPIVGWMSDLDAMTPDDVRNFHHQWYTPTNAVVVVAGDVDVAKVREQAEKYYGSLPVHAIPVRKPRTEPVQQGLRRIAVKAPAEQAYVALAFRTPSLERVDNLTDTDRDALALMVLSAVLNGYDGARLDRALTQGDNRVADSASSSAMVTGRGPSLFMLSGVPTAGKTAAQVEAALRAEVARVASEGVSEAELARVKTQWIASTVYERDSVMSQAQELGGNWVQGFPLDANERLLALLRTVTPAQVQAVAGRYFGDDQLTVATLLPQPLDARSARPASPLGASIR, encoded by the coding sequence ATGAAACGCGCTTTCACCCTTCTGGGCCTTGTGGCCTGCCTCTCGTCCGGGGCTGCTTTTGCGGCATCACCACCGGTGTCTCAACCTTCTGCCGCGACATCTGCCACCGCTTCAGGCGCGCAACAGTTCACGCTGAAAAATGGCATGCAGCTGATCGTGCAGCCCGACCACCGGGCGCCGACTGCCGTGCACATGGTGTGGGTGCGCGTGGGTTCCATGGACGAGGTGGACGGCACCTCGGGGGTGGCCCATGCGCTCGAACACATGATGTTCAAGGGCTCCAAAACCGTCCCGCCGGGCGAGTTCTCTCGGCGGGTGGCCGCCCTGGGGGGGCGTGAAAACGCCTTTACCAGCCGCGACTACACCGGTTATTACCAGCAGATTCCGGCCAACCGCCTCGAAGACGTGATGCGGCTCGAATCCGACCGTTTTGCCCATAACCAGTGGCCGGACGAAGAGTTCAAGAAAGAGATCGAGGTGGTCAAGGAAGAGCGCCGCTTGCGCACCGAAGACCAGCCCCGCGCCATGCTGGCCGAGCAGCTTTTTGCGGCCACCTTCAATGCGTCGCCTTACCGCCGCCCCATCGTCGGCTGGATGAGCGATCTCGATGCGATGACGCCCGATGACGTGCGCAACTTCCACCACCAGTGGTACACGCCGACCAATGCGGTGGTGGTGGTGGCGGGCGATGTGGATGTGGCCAAGGTCCGTGAACAGGCCGAGAAATACTACGGCAGCCTGCCGGTGCACGCCATTCCCGTGCGCAAGCCGCGCACCGAGCCCGTGCAGCAGGGGCTGCGGCGCATTGCGGTCAAGGCGCCTGCCGAGCAGGCGTATGTGGCCCTGGCGTTTCGCACGCCCAGCCTGGAGCGCGTGGACAACCTGACCGACACCGACCGCGATGCGCTCGCACTCATGGTGTTGTCCGCCGTGCTCAACGGCTACGACGGCGCGCGGCTGGACCGGGCGTTGACCCAGGGCGACAACCGCGTGGCCGACAGCGCCAGCAGCTCGGCCATGGTCACGGGGCGCGGGCCCAGCCTGTTCATGCTCAGCGGCGTGCCCACAGCCGGCAAGACGGCCGCCCAGGTGGAAGCTGCCCTGCGTGCCGAAGTGGCCCGTGTGGCCAGCGAAGGCGTGAGCGAGGCCGAGCTGGCGCGCGTGAAGACACAGTGGATCGCCTCGACCGTGTACGAACGCGATTCGGTGATGAGCCAGGCCCAGGAGCTGGGCGGCAACTGGGTGCAGGGCTTTCCGCTGGACGCCAACGAGCGCCTGCTGGCGCTGCTGCGCACTGTGACCCCCGCGCAGGTGCAGGCCGTGGCGGGCCGGTATTTTGGCGATGACCAGCTCACGGTCGCCACCTTGCTGCCCCAGCCGCTGGATGCGCGCAGCGCCCGCCCTGCGTCGCCCCTGGGCGCTTCCATTCGCTGA
- a CDS encoding M16 family metallopeptidase: MTIKTIAARALLVSATAIFASNSAWALLPIQHWTEANGAKVYLVESPVVPMVDVQIDFDAGSRRDPAGQSGLANAVAAMASKGVTAAGAEPALDENALGEAWADLGASFDAGADNDALHYTLRSLTDAPLLDRAARLAARQIAEPSWSNDIWQRDRARWVASIKESNTRPATVAGHAFESAVYGSHPYGARTTEETLARIGVTDMQAFHRQSIATCRAKFSIVGAVTRAQAQTLVATLLSRLPATANCAPLPAVGEVAALTAPSEQNIPFVSAQAHVLIGQPGFTRRDPDFLALLVGNHILGGGGFVSRLTNEVREKRGLSYSVYSYFAPGLHAGAFTVGLQTRPDQAAQAVEVSREVVARFVADGPTEAELRAAKDNLIGGFALRIDSNKKLLGNVANIAWNDLPLDYLDHWTDRVEALTVAQVRTAMARKLQPERMVTVVVGAKP, encoded by the coding sequence ATGACTATTAAAACCATAGCTGCTCGCGCTTTATTGGTAAGCGCTACAGCCATTTTTGCTTCAAATTCTGCCTGGGCGCTGCTGCCCATTCAGCACTGGACAGAGGCCAACGGCGCCAAGGTGTACCTGGTCGAAAGCCCGGTGGTCCCGATGGTGGACGTGCAGATCGACTTTGACGCCGGCAGCCGCCGCGACCCGGCGGGGCAGTCGGGCCTGGCCAACGCCGTGGCCGCCATGGCCTCCAAGGGCGTGACTGCGGCGGGCGCCGAGCCCGCGCTGGACGAAAACGCCCTGGGCGAAGCCTGGGCCGACCTGGGTGCCAGCTTTGACGCTGGTGCAGACAACGATGCGCTGCACTACACGCTGCGTTCGCTCACCGATGCGCCGCTGCTCGACCGTGCCGCACGCCTGGCGGCGCGGCAGATCGCCGAGCCCAGCTGGAGCAACGACATCTGGCAGCGCGACCGCGCCCGCTGGGTGGCCAGCATCAAAGAGTCCAACACCCGTCCCGCCACCGTGGCTGGCCACGCCTTCGAGTCCGCCGTGTATGGCAGCCATCCCTATGGCGCACGCACCACCGAAGAAACACTCGCGCGCATCGGCGTGACCGACATGCAGGCGTTTCACCGCCAGAGCATTGCCACCTGCAGGGCCAAGTTCAGCATCGTGGGCGCCGTGACGCGTGCCCAGGCCCAAACGCTGGTGGCCACCCTGCTGTCGCGCCTGCCCGCCACGGCCAACTGCGCACCCTTGCCCGCTGTGGGCGAGGTGGCTGCCTTGACGGCGCCGTCCGAGCAGAACATCCCGTTTGTGTCGGCCCAGGCCCATGTGCTGATCGGGCAGCCCGGTTTTACGCGGCGCGACCCTGACTTTTTGGCGTTGCTGGTGGGCAACCACATTCTGGGCGGCGGCGGGTTCGTTTCGCGGCTGACCAACGAAGTGCGTGAAAAACGGGGCCTCAGCTACAGCGTGTACAGCTACTTTGCGCCCGGCCTGCATGCAGGGGCCTTCACCGTGGGGCTGCAGACGCGCCCCGACCAGGCCGCCCAGGCCGTCGAAGTCTCGCGCGAAGTGGTTGCCCGGTTTGTGGCCGACGGCCCGACCGAGGCCGAGCTGCGTGCCGCCAAGGACAACCTCATCGGCGGTTTTGCGCTGCGCATCGACAGCAACAAGAAGCTGCTGGGCAATGTGGCCAACATCGCCTGGAACGATCTGCCGCTGGACTACCTGGACCATTGGACCGACAGGGTCGAGGCCTTGACCGTGGCCCAGGTGCGCACCGCCATGGCGCGCAAGCTGCAGCCCGAGCGCATGGTGACCGTGGTGGTGGGCGCAAAACCCTGA
- the rsmD gene encoding 16S rRNA (guanine(966)-N(2))-methyltransferase RsmD: MSRSTLRPESLPGGRLARAAQAAPPEAPAAKGAKGAKAGAKKGAATTAPKGTGEIRIIGGQWKRTRLPVAQRPGLRPTPDRVRETLFNWLGQDLTGWRCLDAFAGTGALGLEAASRGAAAVQLVESDAALVEQLHTLQQRLKATAVRVQRGDGVAALKQAAPASLDLVLLDPPFDGALYEPALQAAARAVAPAGFIYLEAPAAFDEAQLAPLGLVLFRHLKAGAVHAHLLQMAA, encoded by the coding sequence ATGAGCCGCTCCACCCTGCGCCCTGAATCCTTGCCGGGCGGCCGTCTGGCCCGCGCGGCCCAAGCCGCGCCGCCCGAGGCCCCGGCGGCCAAAGGGGCTAAAGGCGCCAAGGCCGGTGCCAAAAAAGGCGCCGCCACCACCGCCCCTAAGGGCACGGGTGAAATCCGCATCATCGGCGGGCAGTGGAAGCGCACCCGCCTGCCCGTGGCCCAGCGCCCCGGCCTGCGCCCCACCCCCGACCGCGTGCGCGAAACCCTGTTCAACTGGCTGGGCCAGGACCTGACCGGCTGGCGCTGCCTGGATGCCTTTGCCGGCACCGGCGCGCTGGGGCTGGAGGCCGCCTCACGCGGTGCCGCCGCCGTGCAACTGGTCGAAAGCGATGCGGCGTTGGTGGAGCAATTGCACACCCTGCAGCAGCGCCTGAAGGCCACCGCCGTGCGTGTGCAGCGCGGTGATGGCGTTGCGGCCCTGAAGCAGGCGGCGCCCGCCAGTCTGGATCTGGTGCTGCTGGACCCGCCGTTTGACGGCGCGCTCTACGAGCCCGCGCTGCAAGCCGCTGCCCGCGCCGTGGCGCCCGCCGGTTTCATTTATCTCGAAGCCCCTGCCGCCTTTGACGAAGCCCAGCTGGCTCCCTTGGGGTTGGTGCTGTTTCGCCACCTCAAAGCGGGCGCCGTGCACGCGCACCTGCTGCAAATGGCCGCCTGA
- the coaD gene encoding pantetheine-phosphate adenylyltransferase, with translation MAQNVLAVYPGTFDPITLGHEDVVRRATQLFERVIVAVAAGHHKKTLFNLEERIEMVRDAVKMYPQVQVESFSGLLRDFVVSRGGKAMVRGLRAVTDFDYEFQLAGMNRSLMPQVETVFLTPSDKYQFISSTFVREIAMLGGEVHKFVSPAVQERLAVKVRSMQSAA, from the coding sequence ATGGCCCAGAACGTGCTCGCCGTGTACCCCGGAACCTTTGACCCCATCACCCTGGGCCATGAAGACGTGGTGCGCAGGGCCACCCAGTTGTTTGAACGTGTGATCGTGGCCGTGGCGGCGGGTCATCACAAAAAGACCCTGTTCAATCTCGAAGAGCGCATCGAGATGGTGCGCGACGCCGTCAAGATGTACCCGCAGGTGCAGGTCGAAAGTTTCTCGGGCCTGCTGCGCGACTTTGTGGTGTCGCGTGGTGGCAAGGCCATGGTGCGCGGCCTGCGCGCCGTGACCGACTTTGACTACGAGTTCCAGCTGGCCGGCATGAACCGCAGCCTGATGCCGCAGGTCGAGACGGTGTTTCTTACCCCCAGCGACAAATACCAGTTCATCAGCAGCACCTTTGTGCGCGAAATTGCCATGCTGGGTGGCGAGGTGCACAAGTTTGTCTCACCGGCAGTGCAAGAGCGCCTTGCCGTCAAGGTGCGCAGCATGCAATCTGCCGCCTGA
- a CDS encoding LysR family transcriptional regulator encodes MNPPPAPPLPARITHRHIEVFRAVMTAGSATGAADLLHSSQPTVSRELARLESLLGYALFERVQGRLRPNARALALWDEVQRSWQGLERVVDRAVALGRSDPVQLSVLCLPALAHALLPGATARLMQAHPQARLSVTPQEPPLLEEWMSAQRFDLGLCEQTSAPPGTRAEVLLTLDEVAVLPAGHPLSWQPVLQLGDFANAFFVSLSAEDPYRRLIDAHFAQAGVARTLRVETHSAAAVCAMVQQGLGLAIVNPLTALAAASDRLVVRRLAFSIPFSVTALLPLYRAPLPEVAPMLQALRSEASDMAQRLQALA; translated from the coding sequence ATGAACCCGCCCCCCGCCCCCCCCCTGCCCGCCCGCATCACCCACCGGCACATCGAGGTGTTTCGTGCCGTGATGACGGCGGGCAGCGCTACCGGCGCGGCCGATCTGCTGCACAGCTCGCAGCCCACCGTGAGCCGCGAGCTGGCGCGGCTCGAATCGCTGCTGGGCTATGCGCTGTTTGAACGCGTGCAGGGCCGGTTGCGCCCCAATGCACGGGCACTGGCGCTGTGGGATGAAGTGCAGCGCTCCTGGCAAGGGCTTGAACGCGTGGTGGACCGCGCGGTGGCGCTGGGGCGGTCAGACCCTGTGCAGTTGTCGGTCTTGTGTCTGCCTGCCCTGGCCCACGCGTTGCTGCCGGGCGCCACGGCCCGGCTCATGCAGGCCCACCCACAGGCGCGCCTGTCGGTCACGCCGCAAGAGCCGCCGCTGCTCGAAGAATGGATGAGCGCCCAGCGTTTTGACCTGGGCCTGTGCGAACAAACCAGTGCGCCCCCCGGCACCCGTGCCGAGGTGCTGCTCACGCTCGACGAAGTCGCCGTGTTGCCTGCAGGCCATCCGCTGAGCTGGCAGCCCGTGCTGCAGCTGGGCGATTTTGCCAACGCGTTTTTTGTGAGCCTTTCGGCGGAAGACCCCTACCGCCGCCTGATCGACGCCCATTTTGCTCAGGCAGGGGTGGCGCGCACGCTGCGGGTGGAGACCCACAGCGCGGCAGCCGTGTGCGCCATGGTGCAGCAGGGCCTGGGGCTGGCGATCGTCAACCCGCTGACGGCGCTGGCGGCGGCCAGCGACCGGCTGGTGGTGCGGCGCCTGGCGTTTTCGATTCCATTCAGCGTCACCGCGCTGCTGCCGCTGTACCGGGCGCCGCTGCCCGAGGTAGCGCCCATGCTGCAGGCGCTGCGTAGCGAGGCATCTGACATGGCCCAGCGGTTGCAGGCGCTGGCGTGA
- the lysA gene encoding diaminopimelate decarboxylase has translation MSNPFTPAQLWSLADQFGTPLWVYDAATIRQRIAQVSNFETIRFAQKACSNIHILKLMREQGVKVDAVSRGEILRALAAGYQAGGEPSEIVFTADLFDAATLDCVVEHGVPVNAGSIDMLHQLGARSPGHSVWLRINPGFGHGHSNKTNTGGEHSKHGIWHTDLPAALAAIKQHGLKLVGLHMHIGSGVDYSHLQEVCGAMVNLVRMAHAAGHDLHAISAGGGLSIPYRSGDPVVDTQHYHGLWDAARQQAEAIVGHQLGLEIEPGRYLVAESGVLLGQVRATKNAGNNHFVLVDTGFNELMRPSMYGSYHAMSVLRRDGSTAAEQPTVVAGPLCESGDVFTQGDGGVVLPRELPAAQVGDLLVIHDTGAYGASMSSNYNTRPLIAEVLVDGGQARLIRRRQTVDELLALEQGL, from the coding sequence ATGTCCAACCCTTTTACGCCCGCCCAGCTGTGGTCGCTGGCCGACCAGTTCGGCACCCCTTTGTGGGTGTATGACGCGGCCACCATCCGCCAGCGCATCGCGCAGGTGTCCAATTTCGAGACCATCCGCTTTGCGCAGAAGGCCTGCTCCAACATCCACATCCTCAAACTCATGCGCGAGCAGGGCGTGAAGGTGGACGCCGTCTCGCGCGGCGAGATCCTGCGTGCGCTGGCGGCGGGCTACCAGGCCGGTGGCGAGCCGTCCGAGATCGTCTTCACCGCCGACCTGTTTGACGCCGCCACGCTGGACTGCGTGGTGGAGCATGGCGTGCCCGTCAACGCTGGCTCGATCGACATGCTGCACCAGCTGGGCGCGCGCTCGCCCGGCCATAGCGTCTGGCTGCGCATCAACCCCGGCTTTGGCCATGGCCACAGCAACAAGACCAACACCGGCGGCGAGCACAGCAAGCACGGCATCTGGCACACCGACCTGCCTGCGGCGCTGGCTGCGATCAAGCAGCACGGCCTGAAGCTGGTGGGCCTGCACATGCACATCGGCTCGGGCGTTGATTACAGCCACTTGCAGGAAGTGTGTGGCGCCATGGTCAACCTGGTGCGCATGGCCCATGCGGCGGGGCATGACCTGCACGCCATCTCGGCGGGCGGCGGCTTGTCCATTCCGTACCGCAGTGGCGACCCGGTGGTCGATACGCAGCACTATCACGGCCTGTGGGACGCCGCGCGCCAGCAGGCCGAGGCCATCGTAGGCCACCAACTCGGTCTGGAGATCGAGCCGGGCCGCTACCTGGTGGCCGAATCGGGCGTGCTGCTGGGCCAGGTGCGCGCCACCAAGAACGCGGGCAACAACCACTTCGTGCTGGTTGATACGGGCTTCAATGAACTCATGCGCCCGTCGATGTACGGCAGCTACCACGCCATGAGCGTGCTGCGCCGCGATGGCTCCACGGCGGCAGAGCAGCCCACGGTGGTGGCGGGCCCGCTGTGCGAGTCGGGCGACGTGTTCACGCAGGGTGACGGCGGTGTGGTGCTGCCGCGTGAGCTGCCTGCAGCCCAGGTGGGTGATCTGCTGGTGATTCACGACACCGGGGCTTATGGCGCTTCGATGTCCTCCAACTACAACACGCGTCCCCTGATTGCCGAGGTGCTGGTCGACGGTGGCCAGGCCCGCCTGATCCGCCGCCGCCAGACGGTGGACGAGCTGCTGGCGCTGGAGCAAGGCCTGTAA
- a CDS encoding NAD(P)H-dependent glycerol-3-phosphate dehydrogenase has protein sequence MKIIVLGAGAWGSAVAMSAAQNPAGHAVTLWARDGAQAQDMRRQGQNTRYLPGIPFPSSLTVADGDFAPLLPGADLVIVATPMAALRGMLQALRGHTTAIAWLCKGFEAPPSDQPQAVGLLAHEVQALIAPELIAGAFSGPSFAQEVALGQPTALVAASAHASVRDALVNAFHSPSVRVYANEDIVGVEVGGAVKNVLAIATGLCDGLALGLNARAALITRGLAEMTRLGVALGARADTFMGLSGLGDLVLTATGDLSRNRRVGMLLAQGKSLQQAVESLGHVAEGVYSARTVAQRADMVGVDMPITRAVVALLDGQLTPADAVVTLMGRGPASELI, from the coding sequence ATGAAAATCATAGTACTAGGCGCAGGCGCATGGGGTTCTGCCGTTGCAATGAGCGCGGCGCAGAACCCGGCCGGGCACGCCGTGACCCTGTGGGCCCGCGACGGCGCCCAGGCGCAGGACATGCGCAGGCAGGGGCAGAACACACGCTATCTGCCCGGCATCCCCTTCCCTTCTTCACTCACCGTGGCCGATGGCGACTTTGCACCGCTGTTGCCTGGTGCCGACCTGGTCATCGTGGCCACGCCCATGGCGGCGCTGCGCGGCATGCTGCAGGCACTGCGTGGCCACACCACGGCCATCGCGTGGCTGTGCAAGGGGTTTGAGGCCCCGCCGAGCGACCAGCCACAGGCTGTTGGGCTGCTAGCGCATGAAGTACAAGCGCTGATAGCTCCTGAACTCATAGCAGGCGCATTCAGTGGCCCCAGCTTTGCACAGGAAGTGGCACTGGGCCAGCCCACCGCACTGGTGGCGGCCAGCGCGCATGCCAGCGTGCGCGACGCACTGGTCAACGCATTTCACAGCCCCAGCGTGCGGGTGTATGCCAATGAAGACATCGTGGGCGTCGAGGTGGGCGGCGCCGTCAAGAACGTGCTGGCCATTGCCACGGGCCTGTGCGACGGCCTGGCGCTGGGGCTCAACGCCCGGGCGGCGCTCATCACGCGGGGCCTGGCCGAGATGACTCGGCTGGGCGTGGCCCTGGGCGCTCGGGCCGACACCTTCATGGGTCTGTCGGGCCTGGGTGATCTGGTGCTGACGGCCACGGGCGACCTGTCGCGCAACCGGCGCGTGGGCATGCTGCTGGCGCAAGGCAAAAGCCTGCAACAGGCCGTGGAATCGTTGGGCCACGTGGCAGAAGGCGTTTACAGCGCCCGCACGGTGGCACAACGGGCCGACATGGTGGGTGTGGATATGCCCATCACCCGTGCCGTGGTGGCGCTGCTCGATGGGCAGCTCACCCCTGCCGATGCCGTCGTCACCCTCATGGGTCGCGGGCCGGCCTCCGAACTGATTTGA
- the secB gene encoding protein-export chaperone SecB — translation MADQENPVFQIQRVYLKDMSLEQPNSPGILLEQEQPSVDIQLGVESSLVAEGIYEVSVTATVQTKIKDKTVFLVEAKQAGIFEIRNIPQDQMGPIMGIACPQIVYPYLRGNVADIVNRAGFPPVHLAEINFQGMYEQQQAQAAGEPSPITTQ, via the coding sequence ATGGCCGATCAAGAAAACCCCGTGTTCCAGATCCAGCGCGTCTACCTCAAGGACATGTCGCTCGAACAACCCAACTCGCCCGGCATCCTGCTCGAACAAGAGCAGCCCAGCGTGGACATCCAGTTGGGTGTGGAATCGAGCCTCGTGGCTGAAGGCATCTACGAAGTGTCCGTGACCGCCACGGTGCAGACCAAGATCAAGGACAAGACCGTGTTCCTGGTCGAAGCCAAACAAGCTGGCATCTTCGAGATCCGCAACATCCCCCAAGACCAGATGGGCCCGATCATGGGCATCGCCTGCCCGCAGATCGTGTACCCCTACCTGCGTGGCAACGTGGCCGACATCGTCAACCGCGCCGGGTTCCCACCTGTGCACCTGGCCGAGATCAACTTCCAGGGCATGTACGAACAACAGCAGGCACAGGCCGCTGGCGAACCCTCGCCCATCACCACGCAGTAA
- the grxC gene encoding glutaredoxin 3: MQAVKMYTTAVCPYCTRAKQLLKSKGVEQIEEIRIDTDPAARSHMMEITGRRTVPQIYIGDTHVGGHDDLVALDGRGELMPLLGAA, from the coding sequence ATGCAAGCCGTGAAGATGTACACCACTGCCGTCTGCCCCTATTGCACACGGGCCAAGCAGCTCCTCAAGTCCAAAGGGGTCGAGCAGATCGAAGAGATCCGCATTGACACCGACCCCGCCGCGCGCAGCCACATGATGGAGATCACCGGCCGCCGCACGGTGCCGCAGATCTACATCGGCGACACGCATGTGGGCGGGCACGATGACCTGGTGGCGCTGGATGGCCGCGGCGAGCTCATGCCCCTGCTGGGCGCCGCCTGA
- a CDS encoding rhodanese-like domain-containing protein yields the protein MKFIIDNWYLFIVALASGSLLLWPVLKNASGGSLTPARAVQLINREKAVVIDVCETEEFAAGHVTGAKNVPLGQLEERLPTVVKNKALPVVLVCASGARSNRAVAIAKKLGYDNAQSLAGGLKAWREASLPVEKA from the coding sequence GTGAAATTCATTATTGATAACTGGTATCTGTTCATCGTGGCACTGGCCTCGGGCAGCCTGTTGCTGTGGCCGGTGCTCAAGAACGCCAGTGGCGGCTCGCTGACGCCCGCGCGCGCCGTGCAGCTCATCAACCGCGAAAAAGCGGTGGTCATCGACGTCTGCGAGACCGAGGAATTTGCCGCAGGCCACGTGACCGGCGCCAAGAACGTGCCGCTGGGCCAGCTCGAAGAGCGCCTGCCTACGGTGGTCAAGAACAAGGCCCTGCCCGTGGTGCTGGTCTGTGCCAGTGGCGCCCGCTCCAACCGCGCCGTCGCCATTGCCAAAAAGCTGGGCTATGACAACGCCCAGTCCCTGGCTGGCGGCCTCAAGGCCTGGCGCGAGGCCAGCCTGCCGGTGGAAAAAGCCTGA
- the gpmA gene encoding 2,3-diphosphoglycerate-dependent phosphoglycerate mutase: MYKLVLIRHGESTWNLENRFTGWTDVDLTPTGVSQAMSAGKLLKAEGYEFDLAFTSVLKRAIHTLWYTLDEMDSTWLPVVKDWRLNERHYGALQGLNKADMAKQYGDEQVLVWRRSYDTPPPALEATDPRSERGDRRYAGVTAESVPLTECLKDTVARVLPFWNEAMAPAIRSGKRVVVAAHGNSIRALVKYLDNISETDIVGLNIPNGIPLVYELDADLKPLRHYYLGDAEAAAKAAAAVASQGKA; this comes from the coding sequence ATGTACAAGCTCGTTTTGATTCGCCACGGCGAATCCACCTGGAACCTTGAAAACCGCTTCACCGGCTGGACCGACGTCGACCTCACCCCCACCGGTGTGTCCCAGGCCATGTCGGCGGGCAAGCTGCTCAAGGCCGAGGGCTATGAGTTTGATCTGGCCTTCACGAGCGTGCTCAAGCGCGCCATCCATACCCTGTGGTACACGCTGGACGAAATGGATAGCACCTGGCTGCCCGTGGTCAAGGACTGGCGCCTGAACGAGCGCCATTACGGCGCCCTGCAGGGCCTGAACAAGGCCGACATGGCCAAGCAGTACGGTGACGAGCAGGTGCTGGTGTGGCGCCGCAGCTATGACACGCCCCCCCCGGCGCTGGAAGCGACAGACCCCCGCAGCGAACGTGGCGACCGCCGCTACGCTGGTGTGACAGCAGAGAGTGTGCCCCTGACCGAATGCCTGAAAGACACCGTAGCCCGCGTGCTGCCGTTCTGGAACGAGGCCATGGCGCCCGCCATCCGTTCCGGCAAGCGGGTGGTGGTGGCCGCCCATGGCAACTCGATCCGCGCGCTGGTGAAGTACCTCGACAATATCTCGGAAACCGATATCGTGGGACTGAACATTCCCAACGGGATTCCACTGGTATACGAACTCGACGCAGACCTCAAACCCCTGCGTCACTACTATCTGGGTGATGCCGAAGCAGCCGCCAAAGCCGCAGCGGCCGTGGCATCGCAGGGCAAGGCGTAA